The following are from one region of the Edaphobacter acidisoli genome:
- the mtnP gene encoding S-methyl-5'-thioadenosine phosphorylase produces the protein MSKAEIGIIGGSGLYAMPGLSNIREERVTTPFGEPSDAFILGDLEGRKVAFLARHGRGHRILPSELNFRANIYAMKALGVERILSVSAVGSLKEEHKPTDFVVPDQFIDRTFARVSTFFGEGIVAHVAFGDPVCATVADTFTSACKAVGVVGKAGGTYVCMEGPQFSTRAESNLYRSWGADVIGMTNLQEAKLAREAEICYATMAMVTDYDCWHEGHDDVTIDQIVAVLHQNAENAAKVVRAAVAAMPETRTCGCGEALKFAILTDRKAIPAEARKKLALLLDKYL, from the coding sequence TTGAGCAAGGCAGAGATTGGCATCATTGGAGGCAGCGGCCTGTACGCCATGCCGGGGCTTTCCAACATTCGCGAAGAGCGCGTGACCACGCCGTTTGGCGAGCCCTCTGACGCGTTCATCCTAGGCGATCTCGAAGGGCGCAAGGTCGCATTTCTTGCCCGCCACGGGCGCGGCCACAGGATTCTGCCGAGCGAGTTGAACTTCCGCGCGAACATCTACGCGATGAAAGCTCTCGGCGTCGAGCGCATTCTCTCTGTCTCCGCTGTCGGCTCGCTCAAGGAAGAGCACAAGCCAACGGATTTCGTGGTTCCCGACCAATTTATTGACCGCACGTTCGCGCGTGTCAGCACGTTCTTCGGCGAAGGCATCGTAGCGCACGTCGCGTTTGGCGATCCGGTTTGCGCCACCGTTGCGGACACCTTCACGAGCGCCTGCAAGGCGGTTGGTGTCGTGGGCAAAGCGGGCGGAACGTATGTCTGCATGGAGGGTCCGCAGTTTTCCACGCGCGCAGAGTCGAATCTCTATCGCAGCTGGGGCGCGGATGTGATCGGCATGACGAACCTGCAGGAGGCCAAGCTGGCTCGCGAAGCGGAGATCTGCTACGCGACGATGGCGATGGTGACTGACTACGACTGCTGGCACGAAGGCCACGATGACGTGACCATCGACCAGATTGTGGCCGTCCTGCACCAGAATGCTGAGAATGCGGCGAAGGTTGTGCGCGCTGCCGTTGCCGCGATGCCTGAAACGCGCACCTGCGGCTGCGGAGAAGCGCTGAAGTTCGCTATTCTGACTGACCGCAAAGCGATTCCGGCAGAGGCACGGAAGAAGCTCGCATTGTTGCTCGATAAATATTTGTAA
- the ygfZ gene encoding CAF17-like 4Fe-4S cluster assembly/insertion protein YgfZ: MASLTHPGTETSSATQLATLLRGTGISPLDNTGWLRITGSDRVRWLNGMATNSIQQLKPGEGNYNFFLNAQGRIQGDATIFAEPDALLLETSQTQLPTLTPLLDRFIIMDDVELADVTSSRAGIAVTGPEASATLEKVGLLVARLQELEMQATTWNSAEVSVMHAYSPLVPHFEIWASAETIENLTQALLAAGAVPCDAQSREWLRILEGTPLYGTDIRDRDLPQETAQARALHFNKGCYLGQEIVERIRSRGNVHRTFTAFQLEGELPAAGAALEAEGKPVGELTSVAAIPLPEGSVQLGLGYIRREALERGIGISYPGGIASPIATPYRASGLSAPNTPQAAS; this comes from the coding sequence ATGGCCTCCCTGACACATCCCGGCACCGAGACATCTTCGGCCACCCAGCTAGCCACCCTGCTCCGCGGCACAGGAATCTCCCCGCTCGACAATACAGGCTGGCTCCGCATCACAGGATCGGACCGTGTTCGCTGGCTGAACGGCATGGCCACCAACTCCATCCAGCAGCTCAAGCCCGGTGAAGGCAACTACAACTTCTTTTTGAACGCACAAGGCCGCATCCAGGGCGACGCAACCATCTTTGCCGAGCCGGACGCACTGCTGTTGGAGACCTCGCAAACGCAGCTTCCAACGCTCACGCCCCTGCTCGACCGCTTCATCATCATGGACGACGTTGAGTTAGCCGACGTCACCAGCAGCCGCGCCGGCATCGCCGTCACAGGCCCGGAAGCTTCGGCGACGCTCGAAAAAGTTGGCCTACTCGTCGCGCGGCTCCAAGAGCTTGAGATGCAGGCGACAACGTGGAACTCTGCTGAGGTCTCAGTCATGCATGCATACAGCCCGCTGGTCCCGCACTTCGAGATCTGGGCAAGCGCCGAGACAATTGAAAACCTCACGCAAGCGCTGCTCGCCGCAGGAGCCGTGCCTTGCGATGCGCAAAGCCGCGAATGGCTCCGCATCCTCGAAGGCACGCCACTTTATGGCACTGACATCCGCGACCGCGACCTACCGCAGGAGACCGCGCAGGCCCGCGCGCTGCACTTCAATAAAGGCTGCTATCTCGGCCAGGAGATCGTCGAGCGCATCCGCTCGCGCGGCAATGTCCATCGCACCTTCACAGCGTTTCAGCTCGAAGGCGAGCTTCCGGCAGCGGGTGCGGCGCTCGAAGCCGAAGGCAAACCCGTCGGCGAACTCACCAGCGTTGCCGCCATCCCGCTGCCTGAGGGTTCAGTACAACTTGGCCTCGGCTACATCCGCCGCGAAGCGCTCGAACGCGGCATTGGCATCAGCTATCCCGGTGGAATAGCCTCTCCTATAGCCACACCTTACAGAGCATCCGGATTATCGGCACCCAACACGCCGCAGGCAGCATCTTAA
- a CDS encoding DUF1844 domain-containing protein produces MSEQNKPFVVTDRRKFTLDGELRPDADPSPEKESKPAPVEAAPPEPSVKPEITAEETAQPPIDDLPPGPTAEQAEQSRRAYEATTERLDTAVRATNPGADHPPAVSFDSLVQSVYMTAIMQLGGATPEGQPPQVDILGARQSIDMLAVLAEKTKRNLTEDESRLLESALFELRMAFLEITQAIARSAAAKAAQGNPAGGPAGPTGPRGPQIVR; encoded by the coding sequence ATGTCTGAACAGAACAAGCCATTTGTCGTCACCGACCGCCGCAAGTTCACACTCGATGGCGAGCTACGTCCTGACGCCGATCCATCGCCCGAAAAAGAGAGCAAGCCCGCTCCGGTCGAGGCCGCGCCACCCGAACCAAGCGTCAAGCCCGAGATCACGGCTGAAGAGACTGCTCAACCTCCAATCGACGATCTGCCTCCCGGCCCGACTGCAGAGCAGGCCGAACAGTCTCGCCGCGCCTATGAAGCGACGACCGAGCGACTCGACACTGCCGTCCGCGCCACGAATCCCGGAGCAGACCATCCACCAGCGGTGAGCTTCGACAGCCTCGTCCAATCCGTCTACATGACCGCGATCATGCAACTCGGCGGGGCCACGCCCGAAGGCCAGCCGCCGCAGGTCGACATCCTCGGCGCGCGCCAGAGCATCGACATGCTCGCCGTGCTTGCCGAAAAGACCAAGCGCAACCTAACCGAAGACGAGTCCCGCCTGCTCGAAAGCGCCCTCTTCGAGCTGCGCATGGCCTTCCTTGAGATCACCCAGGCAATCGCCCGCTCAGCCGCAGCCAAGGCCGCGCAAGGCAATCCGGCTGGTGGCCCTGCTGGTCCAACTGGCCCGCGTGGTCCTCAAATCGTCCGCTAA
- a CDS encoding MBL fold metallo-hydrolase, with protein sequence MQATLTFLGSGTSMGVPTLGCDCAVCRSATTPDGDPRNRRTRPSIRLAYNDRVVLIDTGPDFHAQAVRENIRRVDAVLYTHAHADHVMGFDDLRPLSFHAPGKLPIYADDETASAIERIFSYTFRAENRYPTSARVEIHRIDSTPGASIDVFGATFRRIPVTHGIQQITGYRFGSAAYLTDMSDLPEESLPLLEDLDVLILDALRRDPHFSHSHLEKSIGFVEKLKPRRAYFTHMSHDLDHAATEATLPAHIRLAYDGLQLQFEIA encoded by the coding sequence ATGCAGGCGACCCTCACCTTTCTCGGATCGGGCACCTCGATGGGCGTGCCCACGCTCGGCTGCGACTGTGCCGTCTGCCGCTCGGCCACCACGCCGGACGGAGATCCGCGCAACCGCCGCACGCGCCCATCCATCCGCCTCGCCTACAACGATCGCGTCGTCCTGATCGACACCGGCCCGGACTTCCACGCGCAGGCAGTCCGCGAGAACATCCGCCGCGTCGACGCCGTGCTCTACACACACGCGCACGCCGACCACGTCATGGGCTTCGACGACCTGCGCCCGCTCAGCTTCCACGCGCCCGGCAAGCTGCCCATCTACGCCGACGATGAAACCGCCAGCGCTATCGAGCGCATCTTCAGCTACACCTTCCGCGCCGAAAACCGCTACCCCACCAGCGCACGCGTCGAGATTCACCGCATCGACTCCACACCCGGAGCAAGCATCGATGTCTTCGGCGCAACCTTCCGCCGCATCCCGGTCACACACGGCATCCAGCAGATTACCGGCTACCGCTTCGGCTCCGCCGCCTACCTGACCGACATGAGCGACCTGCCTGAAGAAAGCCTGCCACTGCTCGAAGACCTCGACGTGCTCATTCTCGATGCACTGCGCCGCGACCCGCACTTCAGCCATTCGCATCTGGAAAAATCCATCGGCTTCGTTGAGAAACTCAAGCCACGCCGCGCCTACTTCACGCACATGAGCCACGACCTCGACCACGCCGCCACCGAAGCCACACTACCCGCGCACATCCGTCTCGCTTACGACGGCCTGCAACTCCAATTCGAGATCGCCTGA
- the ribF gene encoding riboflavin biosynthesis protein RibF — translation MQIYRQLRDVPANFGPSVATIGNFDGVHRGHQWVISEVVARARELGIASVAITFDPHPARVIRPESRQPLITPLAEKIRLLSATGIDTLVVLPFTTELARNTAREFAATVLCDRLHVQELHEGENFRFGYQAEAGVNSLSALGRELGFTVRVYTPRNLRHHAISSTTIRTLVAEGSVSQARALLGRPFSITSTPASGRGYGTRYAVPTINLAPYDELLPANGVYITTLTVGEGPVAETFEAVTNIGMRPTFGADALTVESHLLNFHPIALTEQTPLTLAFLHRLRPEIHWPSPEALREQIGRDVQKARRYFSLCHSLHSVAGKT, via the coding sequence ATGCAGATCTATCGCCAACTCCGAGACGTGCCCGCCAACTTCGGCCCATCCGTCGCCACCATCGGCAACTTCGACGGCGTCCATCGCGGCCATCAGTGGGTCATCTCCGAAGTCGTCGCGCGCGCTCGCGAACTAGGCATCGCCTCGGTTGCCATCACCTTCGACCCGCATCCCGCCCGCGTCATTCGTCCCGAATCGCGCCAGCCGCTCATCACGCCGCTCGCTGAAAAGATTCGCCTGCTCTCCGCAACCGGCATCGACACACTCGTAGTCCTTCCCTTCACCACAGAGCTGGCCCGCAACACCGCGCGCGAGTTCGCCGCCACCGTTCTGTGTGACAGACTGCATGTTCAGGAACTGCACGAAGGCGAAAACTTTCGCTTCGGCTATCAAGCAGAAGCAGGAGTCAACAGCCTCTCGGCACTGGGGCGCGAGCTCGGCTTTACCGTCCGCGTCTACACGCCGCGCAACCTGCGCCATCATGCTATCTCCTCTACAACCATCCGCACGCTCGTCGCCGAGGGAAGCGTCAGCCAGGCGCGCGCGCTTCTGGGCCGCCCCTTCAGCATCACCAGCACGCCAGCATCAGGCAGAGGCTACGGCACGCGCTACGCTGTCCCGACTATCAACCTCGCACCGTATGATGAACTGCTCCCGGCAAACGGCGTCTACATCACCACGCTCACTGTTGGCGAAGGCCCGGTGGCCGAAACGTTCGAAGCCGTGACCAACATTGGCATGCGCCCGACGTTCGGCGCCGATGCGCTCACAGTTGAATCGCACCTGCTCAACTTTCATCCCATCGCGTTGACAGAGCAGACACCGCTCACGCTCGCGTTTCTCCACCGCCTGCGTCCCGAGATCCACTGGCCCTCACCCGAAGCGCTCCGCGAACAGATCGGACGCGACGTGCAAAAAGCTCGCCGGTACTTCAGCCTCTGCCACTCGCTGCACAGCGTCGCTGGAAAAACATAG
- a CDS encoding penicillin-binding protein 1A encodes MFSEYTRQEKSSEVETEPRWRQLVRRLVNGPDYPSRRTARRITFYTLLGLSAVFGALCGLMLVYSVDLPQMDDLARYRPSTTTELLDIHGRVIGSFALERRVVEPYDAFPPVLRNAIISIEDKSFESNWGVNLIRAVGAAYRDLHSDEKAQGASTITMQLARNLFLSSEKTYSRKFQEILLTMQIERRFTKPQIFTMYANQIYLGRGTYGFEAGAEYYFSKHAKDLTLPEAALLAALPKGPEYYSPVRYPDRALKRRNLVLSEMLSDGKITQAQADAAKAAPLGLHIEPPPNSVAPYFVEEVRKQLEKEYGVEEVHGAGLRVYTTLDLDLQLAANKAVLDGTATYERRRGWQGKLENVVLEGMDPAEYKNPDWSQTIGVGSYVHGLVTQVSPKIVVVKLGKQLAMLTPPDWKWTGNVDGDSFLRSGDIVYVKVTGVAADGTLRASLEQDSGAQAALMAVDNATGEVLAMVGGRDFALSQFNRATQAERQVGSSFKPYVYTTAFEAGAKPSDIIVDGPVTFPTPGGPYTPHNYEGNYKGAMTLTNAFAESRNIPALKLAYRYGIRKVIATAQRFGITSDMPPFLPVAIGAADISLYEQVAAYSVFPNDGIRIEPHYIRKVVEADGMPFDDKPAAVTDVISTDIAREMMQLFEAVVQHGTAYSASQLKHPLGGKTGTTNNYTDAWFVGFSPSVTCGTWIGFDSRESLGDKETGARAALPIWMDFMRAAIANKPNEHFAGEEAAKPQVVATRPAAPEKVVVPTTPDGGSVR; translated from the coding sequence GTGTTCAGCGAATACACGCGCCAGGAGAAGTCATCTGAGGTAGAGACTGAGCCGCGCTGGAGGCAGCTTGTCCGCCGTCTGGTGAACGGGCCGGACTACCCCAGCAGACGAACTGCGCGCCGCATCACCTTCTATACATTGCTGGGGCTCTCGGCGGTATTTGGGGCGCTGTGTGGCCTGATGCTGGTCTACTCGGTCGACTTGCCGCAGATGGACGATCTGGCGAGGTATCGACCCAGCACGACGACCGAGCTGCTGGATATTCATGGGCGAGTGATCGGCTCCTTCGCGCTGGAGCGGCGCGTGGTGGAACCGTACGATGCGTTTCCGCCAGTGCTGCGAAATGCGATCATCTCAATCGAAGACAAGAGCTTTGAGAGCAACTGGGGCGTGAACCTGATTCGCGCGGTGGGCGCTGCGTATCGCGATCTGCACTCGGACGAGAAGGCGCAGGGCGCATCGACGATCACGATGCAGCTGGCGCGCAATCTCTTTCTGTCTTCGGAGAAGACCTACAGCCGCAAGTTTCAGGAGATTCTGCTGACAATGCAGATCGAGCGGCGATTTACCAAGCCGCAGATCTTCACGATGTATGCGAACCAGATTTATCTGGGGCGCGGAACGTATGGGTTTGAGGCGGGAGCGGAGTACTACTTCAGCAAGCACGCTAAGGACCTGACGTTGCCTGAGGCCGCGCTGCTTGCGGCGCTGCCCAAAGGGCCGGAGTACTACTCGCCGGTGCGCTATCCGGACCGCGCACTCAAGCGGCGCAACCTGGTGCTGAGCGAGATGCTCTCTGACGGGAAGATCACCCAGGCGCAGGCTGATGCAGCGAAGGCCGCTCCGCTGGGGTTGCATATTGAGCCGCCTCCGAACAGCGTGGCTCCGTATTTCGTCGAGGAGGTGCGCAAGCAGCTTGAAAAAGAGTATGGCGTGGAAGAGGTGCATGGTGCGGGGTTGCGCGTGTACACGACGCTTGATCTCGACCTGCAATTGGCCGCGAATAAAGCGGTGCTGGATGGCACAGCGACCTATGAGCGACGGCGAGGATGGCAGGGCAAGCTGGAGAACGTTGTGCTGGAGGGAATGGATCCTGCCGAATATAAGAATCCTGACTGGTCACAGACGATTGGCGTGGGCAGCTATGTTCATGGGTTAGTGACGCAGGTTTCGCCAAAGATCGTTGTCGTCAAACTGGGTAAGCAACTTGCGATGCTGACTCCGCCTGACTGGAAGTGGACGGGAAATGTGGATGGCGACAGCTTTCTGCGCAGCGGCGATATTGTCTACGTGAAGGTGACGGGAGTTGCGGCGGATGGCACGCTGCGCGCTTCGCTCGAACAGGACTCTGGCGCGCAGGCTGCGCTGATGGCGGTGGATAACGCAACGGGCGAGGTGCTGGCAATGGTCGGCGGACGCGACTTTGCGCTCTCGCAGTTCAATCGCGCGACGCAGGCCGAGCGGCAGGTGGGGTCGTCATTTAAGCCGTATGTGTATACCACGGCGTTCGAAGCAGGCGCGAAGCCGTCCGACATTATTGTGGATGGTCCCGTGACGTTTCCGACGCCCGGTGGGCCTTACACACCGCACAACTATGAAGGCAACTACAAAGGAGCGATGACGTTGACGAACGCATTCGCCGAGTCGCGGAACATTCCAGCGCTGAAGCTGGCCTATCGTTACGGCATTCGCAAGGTGATTGCTACGGCGCAGCGGTTCGGAATTACCAGCGACATGCCTCCGTTTCTTCCGGTGGCGATCGGGGCTGCGGACATCTCGTTGTATGAGCAGGTGGCGGCGTACAGCGTGTTCCCGAATGACGGCATTCGCATTGAGCCGCACTATATCCGCAAGGTTGTGGAGGCGGATGGGATGCCGTTTGATGACAAGCCGGCTGCGGTGACTGACGTGATCTCGACCGATATTGCGCGCGAGATGATGCAGCTGTTCGAAGCCGTGGTACAGCATGGGACGGCCTACTCTGCTTCGCAGTTGAAGCATCCGCTGGGCGGCAAGACGGGCACAACGAATAACTACACCGATGCGTGGTTCGTCGGCTTCTCGCCTTCAGTAACGTGCGGGACGTGGATTGGCTTCGACAGCCGCGAGTCGCTTGGCGACAAAGAGACGGGCGCGCGTGCGGCCCTGCCAATCTGGATGGACTTCATGCGCGCGGCCATTGCGAACAAGCCGAATGAGCATTTTGCCGGTGAGGAAGCTGCGAAGCCCCAGGTAGTCGCGACCAGGCCGGCTGCGCCCGAAAAGGTTGTCGTGCCAACGACTCCTGATGGCGGCTCGGTTCGATAA
- a CDS encoding S41 family peptidase: MPKISKILLLAASVVLVLGVFLGVNSPGVNAASESQDGAYKQINVYSEVLRHIQTDYVTEPNMADVTNGALRGLLESLDVDSSYLSPTDYKAYKADKPGKAQVGINVSKRYGYATVVSVVPGSPADKASLTDGDIIEAIGGKDTRDISLAMIRLMLEGDPGSQLTVAVVRAASPVPDKITMTRTAIQVPAVSETMYENSSILYIKPDVLDREHVQQVESKLKAMPKEGNKKILLDLRDVASGDMAEATRLANFFLKSGTITMLEGQTVAKQTFTADPSKAINATAPMVVLVNRGTAGPAEVVAAALLDNNRAELVGEKTFGEGAQQKTFELPDGAALILSVAKYESPSGKKIQDEAVTPEVLVASDSDDSDNAQQKQSVSVDAQLNKALDILKSKAS; encoded by the coding sequence ATGCCTAAGATTTCGAAGATCCTTCTGCTTGCTGCTTCAGTCGTGCTGGTGCTGGGTGTTTTCCTTGGCGTGAATTCGCCAGGCGTGAATGCCGCGTCGGAGTCGCAGGACGGCGCCTATAAGCAGATCAATGTGTACAGCGAAGTACTGCGGCACATCCAGACAGACTATGTGACAGAGCCAAACATGGCGGACGTGACGAATGGCGCGTTGCGTGGGCTGCTGGAGTCTCTGGACGTGGACTCGAGCTATCTGAGCCCAACAGACTATAAGGCATATAAAGCGGATAAGCCCGGCAAGGCGCAGGTAGGCATCAATGTCTCGAAGCGCTATGGCTATGCGACGGTGGTTTCGGTGGTTCCGGGAAGCCCGGCAGACAAGGCCAGTCTGACCGATGGCGACATTATTGAAGCAATCGGCGGCAAGGACACACGCGATATTTCGCTGGCGATGATTCGGCTGATGCTCGAGGGAGACCCTGGCAGCCAGTTGACCGTTGCGGTGGTGCGTGCCGCGAGCCCAGTGCCGGACAAGATTACGATGACGCGGACGGCAATTCAGGTACCTGCGGTTTCGGAGACGATGTACGAGAACTCGTCGATTCTCTATATCAAGCCCGATGTGCTGGACCGCGAGCATGTGCAGCAGGTGGAATCCAAGCTGAAGGCGATGCCGAAGGAAGGCAATAAGAAGATTCTGCTCGACCTGCGCGATGTGGCTTCGGGCGACATGGCCGAGGCGACGCGGCTGGCGAACTTCTTCCTGAAGTCGGGCACGATCACGATGCTTGAAGGCCAGACCGTAGCGAAGCAGACATTTACAGCAGACCCGTCGAAGGCGATCAACGCGACGGCCCCGATGGTGGTGCTCGTGAATCGCGGTACCGCCGGACCGGCTGAAGTGGTGGCTGCGGCCCTGCTCGACAACAATCGCGCAGAGCTGGTGGGCGAGAAGACATTCGGCGAGGGCGCGCAGCAGAAGACGTTCGAGCTGCCGGACGGCGCAGCGCTGATTCTCTCGGTAGCGAAGTACGAGTCGCCCTCGGGCAAGAAGATTCAGGACGAGGCGGTGACGCCGGAGGTGCTGGTCGCGTCCGATTCGGATGACTCGGATAACGCGCAGCAGAAGCAGAGTGTGTCGGTGGATGCGCAGCTGAACAAGGCACTCGACATTTTGAAGAGCAAGGCTTCTTAA
- a CDS encoding tyrosine-type recombinase/integrase: protein MQLSFFEDEEKGVSWARVHTKEGHTPGHVMCTACARLHMGSALLSPALAFEEAFEIWIARRILRHRTLLSDAHYISERTEWDYRQYARALAKFFTGMPLASIRKEHLYAYQHDRAFCEDGRWERQAGANRIRKEVGMLLRMLREAGVWQEGDGKPGRRYRGDDDFQLVSAVESDIQRALTPEEQYRWLEVAGSKNRWQFIYQYSIVALQTCMSTNELRGLRIDDVRLDQRVVQVRWACAKNRFRVRTIPLETEEVCWAFESLIYRAQKLGAAAPHHYLFPLRERQHSAGVTQYENRYYDPTRPMTVSGLRKLWDEVRDETGLNWFVPYDTRHSGLTRLAEAGIPIGIIRSYSGHMTRKMEQHYTQISMMSKRKAAASTWSGSVPRPALVSVESRDLRAG, encoded by the coding sequence ATGCAACTTTCGTTTTTTGAGGATGAAGAAAAGGGTGTATCGTGGGCGCGTGTTCACACCAAAGAGGGACACACGCCGGGACACGTTATGTGCACGGCGTGCGCACGGTTGCATATGGGCTCTGCTTTACTTTCACCTGCCTTGGCGTTTGAAGAAGCGTTTGAAATCTGGATTGCACGACGGATTCTGAGACACCGGACGCTGTTGAGCGACGCGCACTATATCAGCGAAAGAACCGAATGGGACTATCGTCAGTATGCGCGCGCCCTGGCAAAGTTTTTCACGGGCATGCCACTTGCCAGCATCCGGAAAGAACATCTCTACGCCTATCAACATGACCGCGCGTTCTGCGAAGACGGTCGATGGGAGCGTCAGGCGGGCGCGAATCGCATTCGCAAGGAAGTAGGCATGCTGTTGCGCATGCTCCGCGAAGCGGGAGTCTGGCAGGAGGGTGATGGCAAGCCGGGCCGGAGGTATCGCGGGGATGATGATTTCCAGCTCGTCTCTGCAGTCGAAAGCGATATTCAGCGTGCGCTGACGCCGGAGGAGCAATATCGCTGGCTGGAGGTGGCAGGAAGCAAAAACCGCTGGCAGTTTATTTATCAGTACAGCATTGTGGCTCTCCAGACGTGTATGTCGACGAACGAGCTGCGCGGGCTGCGGATCGACGATGTGCGGCTGGACCAGCGTGTCGTGCAGGTTCGTTGGGCGTGTGCGAAGAACCGATTTCGCGTGCGCACGATTCCGCTGGAGACAGAGGAGGTTTGCTGGGCGTTTGAATCGCTCATCTATCGCGCACAAAAGCTTGGTGCGGCCGCTCCACACCACTACCTTTTCCCCTTGCGCGAGCGTCAGCACAGCGCGGGTGTCACGCAGTACGAAAACCGCTATTACGATCCAACGCGGCCGATGACGGTCTCAGGGCTGCGCAAACTTTGGGACGAGGTGCGCGATGAGACCGGGCTGAATTGGTTCGTTCCTTACGATACGAGGCATAGTGGTTTGACTCGCCTGGCCGAGGCGGGTATTCCAATTGGAATTATTCGCAGCTACTCTGGCCACATGACCCGTAAGATGGAGCAGCACTACACGCAGATATCGATGATGTCGAAGAGGAAGGCGGCGGCGTCGACATGGAGCGGATCGGTGCCGCGACCTGCATTGGTCAGTGTGGAATCGCGCGACCTTCGCGCGGGCTGA